One Macadamia integrifolia cultivar HAES 741 unplaced genomic scaffold, SCU_Mint_v3 scaffold1453, whole genome shotgun sequence genomic window carries:
- the LOC122063782 gene encoding uncharacterized protein LOC122063782 isoform X1, with the protein MRMQVRQLKNSGSDDERSRGGTCGDSWSRLLHPFIFGCGFGCTFCIDLFPSIFDLMKKTFSFPCWFSGFGSFGMNLVSLSWFSPLYMILYVLIIVLNWDGLIVRFSGFTSFAIIRMKGKLKTPAISRASPWRESDTEIMKRYTCEERGIFGIIR; encoded by the exons ATGCGGATGCAAGTACGGCAATTGAAGAACAGCGGCAGCGACGATGAACGAAGCCGTGGAGGGACTTGCGGCGACTCGTGGAGCAGGCTTCTTCATCCTTTCATTTTTGGATGTGGTTTTGGCTGCACTTTTTGCATAGATctctttccttccatttttgatttgatgaagaagaccttctcttttccttgttggTTTTCAGGATTTGGAAGCTTTGGCATGAATCTTGTCTCTTTGTCTTGGTTTTCCCCTCTTTATATGATCTTGTATGTATTGATCATAGTTCTTAATTGGGATGGATTGATTGTTCGGTTTTCAGGATTTACAAGCTTTG CTATTATCAGAATGAAGGGAAAGCTCAAGACTCCTGCAATTTCAAGGGCATCGCCATGGAGAGAGAGTGATACAGAGATAATGAAACGGTATACGTGTgaagagaggggtatttttgggataataagataa
- the LOC122063782 gene encoding uncharacterized protein LOC122063782 isoform X2, translating to MEGITAELLKTWGYGKIDTCNLQIDFITTLPAKATTADFITTLPAFLKAFQISGYEPPSGDYGGSNNRDSFTSALIPIISKDIAVIKASDQMGNGKIGGTEIMKRYTCEERGIFGIIR from the exons ATGGAAGGAATCACGGCGGAGCTTCTAAAGACATGGGGTTATGGCAAGATCGATACTTGCAATCTCCAAATTGATTTCATCACAACCCTTCCGGCAAAGGCGACGACGGCGGATTTCATCACAACCCTTCCGGCGTTCCTCAAGGCTTTTCAGATTAGCGGCTACGAACCCCCTTCCGGCGACTACGGCGGTAGCAACAACAGAGATTCCTTCACCTCGGCTCTGATTCCGATCATCTCTAAGGATATTGCTGTGATAAAAGCTTCAGATCAAAtggggaatgggaagatcggTGGT ACAGAGATAATGAAACGGTATACGTGTgaagagaggggtatttttgggataataagataa